The Bacillota bacterium LX-D region AGAATTATCTAATATATTTTTGCAATTTTCAAGAAACTTCTGCTTTACTGTTATATTTTTATATAATGATTGGAATTAATAAAATCCTTTAATTTCTGAAGAGCCCTCTCTGCTATCACTTTATTTTTCTGTTTTTTATCTCTAATTTTAACTCCCAAAGGGGGAATCAAACCGAAGGTAATATTCATAGGTTGAAATTTTACACTTTCAGCTGTGGTAATATAGTGGCACAAAGCACCATGAGCTGTTTCGGTAGGAAAAACAAGAGGTTCTTCTTCTTTTACGAATCGCGCAGCATTGATACCAGCTATCAGTCCATTTGAAGCACTTTCTACATACCCTTCAACGCCTGTAATTTGTCCGGCGAAGAATATTCTGGGGTTATTTTTTAACTGCATTGTTGGTAAAAGTAAATTAGGACTAGAAAGATAAGTATTTTTATGCATGACCCCATATCGCACAATTTCAGCGTTTTCTAAGCCTGGTATATATTTTAACAACTTTTTCTGTTCTCCCCATTTAAGGCTTGTTTGAAAGCCTACAATATTAAAAAGAGTACCTTCCCTATTATCTTTTCTTAACTGTACAACTGCATAAGGTTTTTGGTTTGTGCGGGGGTCATAAATACCTACAGGCTTCATAGGACCAAATAAAAGTGTTTTCGGGCCTCGGCTAGCCATAGCTTCTATAGGCATACACCCTTCAAAATATGTCTTCTTTTCAAACTCTTTTACATTTGCCCGTTCTGCAGAAATTAAAAAACTATAAAACTCTTTATATTGTTCCTCTGTCATAGGACAGTTAAGATAATCGTCGGTGCCCTTTCCATATCTTGAACCCCAAAAAGCAACGTCCATATTAATGCTTTCACCTGTTACAATAGGGGCAGCTGCATCAAAAAAATTAAAATACTCGCTTCCTGTCATTTTTTTTATGGACTGGGATAAAGGTTCACTGGTTAAGGGACCTGTAGCTATAATAGTAACCTGATTTTCTGGAATGTCTTGTATTTCCTCATGAATTATTTCTATTAAAGGATGTGCCAAAATATTCTCCGTTACATTCTGGCTGAATAATTCCCTATCTACTGCTAAAGCACCGCCGGCAGGAACTGCGTTTTGATCTGCACATTCCATAATTAGAGACTTCAATACCCGCATCTCTTCTTTTAACAATCCCACAGCATTTTCAATATTACCTGCTCGAAAAGAATTACTACAAACCAGTTCTGCTAATTTTCCTGTGTGGTGAGCGGGAGTCATTTTACCTGGCCGCATTTCGAATAAATTTACTTTAATTCCTTGTTTTGCAACTTGCCAGGCGGCTTCAGCACCTGCTAAACCACCTCCAACGATATTAATTTCTTGAAC contains the following coding sequences:
- the trmFO gene encoding methylenetetrahydrofolate--tRNA-(uracil(54)-C(5))-methyltransferase (FADH(2)-oxidizing) TrmFO, giving the protein MVQEINIVGGGLAGAEAAWQVAKQGIKVNLFEMRPGKMTPAHHTGKLAELVCSNSFRAGNIENAVGLLKEEMRVLKSLIMECADQNAVPAGGALAVDRELFSQNVTENILAHPLIEIIHEEIQDIPENQVTIIATGPLTSEPLSQSIKKMTGSEYFNFFDAAAPIVTGESINMDVAFWGSRYGKGTDDYLNCPMTEEQYKEFYSFLISAERANVKEFEKKTYFEGCMPIEAMASRGPKTLLFGPMKPVGIYDPRTNQKPYAVVQLRKDNREGTLFNIVGFQTSLKWGEQKKLLKYIPGLENAEIVRYGVMHKNTYLSSPNLLLPTMQLKNNPRIFFAGQITGVEGYVESASNGLIAGINAARFVKEEEPLVFPTETAHGALCHYITTAESVKFQPMNITFGLIPPLGVKIRDKKQKNKVIAERALQKLKDFINSNHYIKI